In a genomic window of Candidatus Acidiferrales bacterium:
- the typA gene encoding translational GTPase TypA, which translates to MRNSKLRNIAIIAHVDHGKTTLVDHMLKQTGTFRENQNMGTRILDSNDLEREKGITILAKNTSVKYKDVKINIVDTPGHSDFGGEVERTLMMVDGVLLLVDAAEGPLPQTKFVLRKALELDLKPVVVINKIDRKDARPAEVLNEVYDLFISLGANDEQIGFPVIYTIAKRGVAKYSLEEESADLSPLFETILKHIPEPPHDAESPFQMLVMNIEYNDYIGRLGIGRIFRGTIRDGAPMRVVHKDGRVEEACIAKIYTFEGLKRNEVLEASAGEIIALAGMEDVDIGETICDPAEVTPLPFVNIEEPTISMNFIVNNSPFAGREGKYVTTRNLAERLQRELRSNVSLRVEPGDTPDIFTVSGRGELHLAILIETMRREGFEFQVSKPKVICKTIDGELHEPMEHAVIDVPDEYVGTVIDNLSRRKGEMKSLLPGHGNTRLEFIVPARGLIGFRTEFMTQTKGNGILHHNYHGYAPYKGEIEMRNKGAVVALETGIAVAYAMWKLGERMTFFIEPGTEVYAGMIVGENSREDIIVANVCKTKHLTNMRASGADEAIRLEPPVVITVEKAIEWINENEYVEFTPKSIRLREKILDHDERYKARKKTAVG; encoded by the coding sequence ATGAGAAATTCTAAACTCCGAAATATTGCCATAATTGCACACGTCGATCATGGAAAGACAACGCTTGTTGACCACATGCTTAAACAAACCGGCACGTTCCGCGAAAATCAAAACATGGGGACTCGAATTCTCGACTCAAACGATCTTGAGCGCGAGAAAGGGATCACCATCCTTGCGAAAAACACATCGGTAAAATATAAAGATGTGAAAATAAACATCGTTGACACCCCCGGTCACTCCGATTTTGGCGGCGAAGTCGAGCGAACACTCATGATGGTCGACGGGGTACTTTTGCTCGTCGACGCGGCGGAAGGCCCGCTTCCGCAGACAAAGTTTGTCCTCCGCAAGGCGCTCGAATTGGACTTGAAACCTGTCGTAGTCATAAACAAAATTGACAGAAAGGATGCTCGGCCGGCTGAGGTGTTGAATGAAGTATATGATCTCTTCATTTCGCTCGGTGCAAATGACGAACAAATAGGCTTTCCCGTAATTTATACAATTGCGAAGCGAGGTGTTGCAAAATACTCACTCGAAGAAGAAAGCGCGGATCTCTCGCCGCTATTTGAAACGATACTGAAACATATTCCCGAGCCGCCGCATGATGCCGAATCGCCATTCCAAATGCTGGTCATGAACATCGAATACAACGACTATATTGGCCGCCTCGGCATCGGAAGGATTTTTCGTGGCACGATAAGAGACGGCGCGCCGATGCGCGTCGTTCACAAGGATGGAAGAGTTGAGGAAGCGTGCATAGCGAAGATCTATACATTCGAAGGTCTGAAGCGAAACGAGGTGCTAGAAGCGAGTGCCGGAGAAATTATCGCTCTGGCCGGGATGGAGGATGTAGATATCGGTGAGACCATTTGCGATCCCGCTGAAGTAACACCGCTCCCGTTCGTGAACATCGAGGAACCGACTATCTCGATGAACTTCATCGTAAATAATTCGCCATTTGCGGGAAGAGAGGGCAAGTATGTTACCACAAGGAATTTAGCGGAGCGATTGCAGCGTGAGCTTCGATCGAACGTCAGCCTTCGAGTCGAACCGGGAGATACTCCGGATATTTTCACCGTAAGCGGAAGAGGAGAGCTTCATCTTGCTATCCTTATCGAAACAATGCGCCGAGAAGGATTCGAATTCCAGGTCAGCAAGCCGAAAGTCATTTGCAAAACAATCGACGGTGAGCTTCACGAACCTATGGAGCATGCCGTTATAGACGTGCCGGACGAGTATGTTGGTACGGTAATCGATAACCTCAGCCGTCGAAAAGGCGAGATGAAAAGTTTACTGCCGGGTCACGGTAACACTCGTTTGGAATTTATCGTGCCGGCAAGAGGATTGATCGGATTCCGAACTGAATTTATGACGCAAACGAAGGGTAACGGAATTCTTCATCACAACTATCATGGATACGCACCCTACAAAGGCGAGATCGAGATGCGGAACAAAGGTGCGGTGGTCGCCCTCGAAACAGGGATTGCCGTAGCTTATGCCATGTGGAAGCTTGGTGAGAGGATGACATTCTTCATCGAGCCGGGGACAGAAGTCTATGCCGGAATGATAGTCGGGGAAAATTCGCGCGAAGATATAATCGTCGCCAATGTCTGCAAAACAAAACACTTGACCAACATGCGCGCGTCGGGTGCCGACGAGGCAATCCGACTTGAGCCTCCTGTCGTAATTACTGTCGAAAAGGCGATCGAATGGATCAACGAGAATGAATATGTCGAGTTTACCCCGAAATCGATCCGCCTCCGCGAAAAAATTCTCGACCATGATGAGCGCTACAAGGCGAGAAAGAAAACTGCGGTAGGATAA